The window AACCGCAGTCCCGCTGCAACACTCTAGTACCACAGAAACAAATATGGTTGAGAATAATGCATTCGTGGCAATGTACTTCGTCGCCGTTCGAGATAAATCAGCAACACCGGAGAAATTCATCGACAACTTCACCACGAGTCTTGCACGTCACGCCTCAGATGAGGTGCAAAAACTGCTAGTCAATACACCTACCGATGTAGGGTTTGACGTTCTGGCTTACTTCGGAGGGGGGAGCGCAATGGAGTTTAAGCTTGTTTTTACGATCACTCTGCGCGGTAAGCAATCAATCAATGCTATTCGTAAAGCCCAGGCGGATTACGAAGATGTACTAGCAGGCATGTTGGATCTTCCAAACACCTGGATTGGATTTGGTGAGCGAGCTGTGGTGCTGGACCAGGCCGAAAATATCACCGTGAGTGACTATCCATGGAATCAATTGTGATTCTCCCATCGCTAATTGCTCATGACTAGTTCAATGCCTCTAGACAACCATTCAAGACACTCTGAGAGACCTTCTTAGTAAAAAGAGCTGGATAAAAACTGAGTTGGCTCCTTCGCCGGAATTTACAGACCAATAATTTGGCAAATCTTAAGGCTGAGATCCTACTATATATTAGTTCATTATTTTGCTTTACGTTATTAACTGCTCGTTAGTAGCATTATTACTTGTAAGGTATTTACAGCGCTGCAGCGCGCTTCAAATTTTAGCAAATTACAATATTCCAAATCTCGCTAATTGGCTAATTAGAGAACTTGCTGGTTTTATGTTGTATGGATTACTTCAGTATTCTTAGTCGTCGAATAAATACATTTGGTGACCGCGTCCCGCCCTGCTAGACAAACACTTATCAGCGGAGACATCTATCTACCACGTGAAGAACAAAGACTCGAAAGGGCACTGCTGGTATCTCCTAGGTCAATTTACAAATCCATAACTGACTAGGCATATACAAACATCTGGTAGATGGACCAAACAATAGTGGCTAGTCTTTTTTGGTAGTGAGTTTTCAGAATGTCCTGCTTGAGATGATGGAATCATGTAATAGGATATAACTCAGGGACGTGCTGCCTAAACACCCATCCCCAAGGCTACCCGGACATCCTTTCCGTACAAATTAGTACTAGCGTATAATACAGTATACTTTTATTTGGAGTTCATGTATCGAGGCTGCCATCCTGATACTCACTACTGCTGTATTAGGGTTAAACCTGTGTCTATAAAAGCGCACAACTTTGTACAATACAATCATCTTACACACGCTTATTACATATTTATCAAAAAATAGTACACTATATTCTACGCTAGCACTAATTTGGAAGGAGTGTCCAAGTACCTCTGGGGGCTgggggggtggggggtggtTGTCCAAATAGCCTGGGAGCTGTTTAAAAGGCAGCACGTCCCATACTTGCCGAGTGGGGCCAATTAAATCATACTTAGACCGTGGAGATGCGGGGTGGATCAAGGGTCTATTTGTTCCCTGAAACCTAGGTATTTCTACTCTTTCGCATTTTCTCCACTCATTGGTCGTCAATTATATTAAGTAAGCGGAAGTTGTCCAACGCCGGCTCCGAGAGCCGACTACCTAGGATGATGGATAGTGACTTGGACGATGGGTTATAATGGCAGTGGGGCCGAAGGCTGTTGGTGTTTAAATGAGGACCGAGGTTGCCATTTTCTCTGGACCCTAGTGTTTCATCTAACCTCTCCAATATGGCTACTGAATCTGTCAAAGATAAACTACATCGCCAGTTCCCTGACACTGTGTACAGCAGCCTTGTGCCTCCGGATAAACATCCTCTTTTTCACTCCAAAGGATTTCATCCCGACGAAGTCAAGGTCCTGCCTAAGGGTCATGTTAAGGAGCCTGGGTTCCAGGCATTTCCTGTGGATGTTATTTGGGAGCAAGACCGGTCGATACCAATGCGAGATGGCATTAAAATTTATGGAGACGTGTTTCGCCCCGCCAATGAGGACTTGAAAGTGCCTGCTATCATTCCCTGGAGTCCATACGGAAAGGTAGGTACTAGTACGATGACATATGATATTATGGGACCATGGCGCATGGGAATACCGTACCAAAATCTCAGTGGATACGAGACTTTCGAAGTAAGCCGTACTCCTTCAGAACTTGTAGCACTCCCTGTCATTGACCTGATCCCGCTTAAACAGGGACCGAATCCTGCGGAATGGTGCTCACGTGGGTATGCGATTGTGGACATTGACGCCAGAGGATCTGGGCACTCGGAAGGTAATCTTATGTCCTGGGGAGAACAGGTGTGTATTCCTACCTAAAATTGGATTGGCGAAACTGAAGCCTTTTAGGAAGCAACTGATATCTATGACTCAAT of the Penicillium psychrofluorescens genome assembly, chromosome: 1 genome contains:
- a CDS encoding uncharacterized protein (ID:PFLUO_000678-T1.cds;~source:funannotate), coding for MSYIKQLVVVRRKAGLTKEEFFNYHYQRHGALSGAAPNPADIPTKYFQTHFIDAAFHADPSKVPNAHPDWAFSDDVTELYFDSPEHLKQAFTSEWAAQKVGPDGANFSDFSAVLPMTVKETAVPLQHSSTTETNMVENNAFVAMYFVAVRDKSATPEKFIDNFTTSLARHASDEVQKLLVNTPTDVGFDVLAYFGGGSAMEFKLVFTITLRGKQSINAIRKAQADYEDVLAGMLDLPNTWIGFGERAVVLDQAENITFNASRQPFKTL